In the Colius striatus isolate bColStr4 chromosome W, bColStr4.1.hap1, whole genome shotgun sequence genome, one interval contains:
- the LOC133628571 gene encoding sia-alpha-2,3-Gal-beta-1,4-GlcNAc-R:alpha 2,8-sialyltransferase-like — protein sequence MSSCKMVRVASVLGLVMLSIALLILSLISYVSLRKDIFGAPRAAGPNGPRMYMFHAGFRSQFAMKFLDPSFVPITNSLTHELQEKPAKWAFNRTAFTHQRQEILQHVDIIKNFSLTKNSVQIGQLMHYDYSSHKYVFSISNNFRSLLPDMSPILNKHYICAVVGNSGILARSRCGQEIDKSDFVFRCNFAPTEAFKKDVGRKTNLTTFNPSILEKYYNNLLTIQDCNNFFLSLKKLNGAILWIPAFFFHTSATVTRTLIDFFVEHRGQLKVQLAWLGNIMQHVNR from the exons ATGAGTAGCTGCAAGATGGTGCGGGTGGCCAGCGTGCTGGGGCTGGTGATGCTGAGCATCGCGCTACTCATTCTCTCCCTCATCAGCTACGTCTCGCTCAGGAAGGATATCTTTGGCGCGCCCCGTGCCGCCGGCCCGAACGGGCCCCGCATGTACATGTTCCACGCGGGATTCAG GTCCCAGTTCGCGATGAAGTTCCTGGACCCTTCCTTCGTGCCCATCACGAACTCCCTGACCCACGAGCTACAGGAGAAGCCCGCCAAGTGGGCCTTCAACAGGACAGCCTTCACCCATCAGAG G cAAGAAATCCTTCAGCATGTCGATATAATAAAAAATTTTTCTTTGACCAAGAATAGTGTTCAGATTGGACAGCTAATGCATTATGATTATTCCAGCCATAAGTATGTTTTCTCTATCAGTAATAACTTCCGATCGCTGCTTCCTGACATGTCTCCCATCCTGAACAAGCATTACATTTGCGCTGTGGTTGGAAATAGCGGGATCCTGGCCAGGAGTCGGTGTGGGCAAGAAATAGATAAATCTGATTTTGTATTTCGTTGCAATTTTGCTCCAACTGAGGCTTTCAAAAAAGATGTGGGAAGGAAAACCAACCTTACAACCTTCAACCCCAGCATCCTGGAAAAGTATTACAACAATCTTTTGACCATTCAGGATTGCAACAACTtctttttaagtttaaaaaagcTTAATGGGGCCATTCTTTGGATCCctgcttttttcttccacaCGTCAGCAACAGTAACAAGAACACTGATTGATTTCTTTGTTGAGCACAGAGGGCAACTAAAGGTCCAGTTGGCTTGGCTGGGAAATATAATGCAGCATGTTAACAGGTGA